In Acidobacteriota bacterium, a single window of DNA contains:
- a CDS encoding MauE/DoxX family redox-associated membrane protein, which yields MKERAAAWLDRLGRWTLAGIFLYAAIPKILDPLGFAEDIGHYALVPDAVVNTLAVVLPWIEAVAALALLTGFAAEGALLTVNLLLLVFLGALGQAWIRGLDIDCGCFGHAQDGAPVLLALLRDLGFLALGFTALAVRARRVRLQSAR from the coding sequence ATGAAGGAAAGAGCGGCGGCGTGGCTGGACAGGCTGGGGCGCTGGACCCTGGCGGGCATCTTCCTGTACGCGGCCATTCCCAAAATCCTGGACCCCCTTGGATTCGCCGAGGACATCGGCCACTACGCCCTCGTGCCCGACGCCGTGGTCAACACCCTGGCCGTGGTGCTACCGTGGATCGAGGCCGTGGCGGCCCTCGCGCTTCTCACGGGCTTTGCGGCCGAGGGAGCGCTTCTCACGGTGAACCTCCTCCTGCTCGTGTTTCTCGGGGCCCTTGGCCAGGCGTGGATTCGGGGCCTCGACATCGATTGCGGGTGCTTCGGACACGCGCAGGACGGGGCTCCGGTCCTGCTGGCGCTGCTCAGGGACCTCGGCTTCCTGGCCCTGGGATTCACCGCCCTCGCCGTCCGCGCTCGACGCGTGCGCCTCCAGTCCGCCCGCTGA